The Coffea arabica cultivar ET-39 chromosome 2c, Coffea Arabica ET-39 HiFi, whole genome shotgun sequence genome includes the window GTTTGCACATAATATGGAAAAATTCGTCATAAAGAAACGTCCAATTGAACTTTTTATTATGCGTCATGAGGGGTTATTTGGTTTGAAGTTGATGGATAGCTACAAAGCTTCTGCTGTGTCGTGATCATGTGATGAGCAGTCGCTCAGGTtccacaagttttttttttctttttctttttttttttgggtgaaaatAGCGGCAGTAATGATTAATGACGTAAAAAATGGGCCTCACGTCTTTGTTCTTCTCCGTCTGGACTTTTCGCCGGCTCCAACGAGAAGGCAATGCAATGCAACcacaaaaaaatgattaaaggCTATTAATTTGGATAGCAATGATTTTGTGGCTCACAAGCATTCAAATCGTTAATTACGTGATTGGAAATCAGAATCAGTTCATCATTTCATCTGCCCCTTAATAGTTATAGCCACCTCAtcaatcatcatcatcagagAAGTCGTACGTCATTACGTCAAGTATAGACATGCACCTACCGTAGTCTCCCCTCTCAACATGTATGATGTACCGTATACGTACTCTGTATTaattcaataacaaaaaaaaaaaatgaagtacagataattaatatttttctcaattcaataTCGCTGTTCCTGACAATACCACGAACTGGCAAAtaaattcgaaaaaaaaaaaagcaaaaaaccaCTGATTAGTTCGTTAATCAAAGCCTCCAACATCGGCCGGGGAAGATAATCAACGACTTTGACCGGTAGACGGCGGTCGGTTCGGTGTATGTTTCGTAACGGAGGGCGATGCCGTTTGCAATTTGTCTTTGCATAAATTAATATTTACAGCTACTGGCAGTCCAGTCCACGGGTGGACTATCCTAAACTGCTACTACTCAGACATTTACGAAGGTTGTACTCATTGACTACTCATACTTTACTAGACAGAGTTGCATCAGATCTTGATATCGTCTTTCGATCTCACCATCaaattccttcaaaaaaaaattttttttttctaattatcaaagactacccaaaaaaaaaaatttttgatagCAGTACCATTATAGGAAACTTTTTACAAAAAGTTGTGAATCCTGCTAAGTGCCAACTCCTAAGGGTTTTTGCAAGCCACGCCTCGTGGAATGAAAAATGAGCAGTGTTTTTTAATCTCAATAGTTGGGATTGAATTTGATAAATAAACCCTACAATAtgcatacaaaaaaaaagggttgtTATTTTTTAGaccctaataataataataataattttttgtagaTACACTTACTATgctaatatttaacaattaccCTTGTGCGTAGATTTGCAAATTGCAATTGTGCAGTTCTCTGGTCCCGCGCTATAATTGGCCGTTATATTAGCGATAGagtataaattaaattaaacgTAGAGCATAGAGTTAAAATTTTCCTCGCTCGAAAACAAAAGTGTTAATGACACTTTGCTTTCTTGAACTGCAATAGTAATTACACTTTGTCCCTTTAAactagaaaaaacaaaaaaagaatgtACACTTTGTCCCCTTAAATTTGACTCCATCGTCCTTCCCTTCCCTCTCCCCCAcctccaaaaaaataaaaaataaaaaaaatgatgcaaCGATTAAATTTTGCCCTTTTCTATTATTAAGCGTTTTGTTATTGCAAAATATATCCTTTCTTACTCAGGAGCAAATATTCCTAAGTATTATAGTAAACGTATTTGTAATTgtcatttttatgtttaaatttaaattcatcaTTATCTTTTGATGCTTAAAATTTTGACAAAGTGCTTTCAAAATTTCTGTTTAtaaaattttgccaaaattttttGTTCATACCAAATTTACTGATTTCTTACAAACtatcttgtttctttttctattctttgaagttaaaaaaatttaagttTAATTTTATGGATTGCAAAAGACATTACGATGCATAAAGGTTATCCATACTTCATTGTGAATAAAGATTGACCATGGAAATTGCTAAACTCTATCTTgaaaggaaaattaaagaattaaaatgcaagTAAATGTTGACAGTGTAATGAATATATAGGGAATTTCTTTTTAAATAAACTATatacaaatatttttttcatcaaTAATATTTGGAACAAAGTATATACTTATAATTACATTATTATTCTAACTTTGTAATTGTAGATAGATTATTAAAGCAAAGAGTATATTTTTATGACTATGGGACAAAGCGTGATTAACACTGAGGGCAAAGTTGAAGAAAAGTTTTCATGTGGgggttaaaaaataaataaaaatcccTAACATAACATCTGTTAAGGTAGGGAGATGATGTAGGATTATGGCTATAGGTCGGCGGGCAAAGTGTTATAAACTCACACACGTACGGGTCCACCAGGTTTTTCCAGTCAGCCCCACACTTCCTCTCCCTAAGCCCCAGCCACCAACCCACTTCCTCTATCTGATGCCATCTCCTCTACTCCTTCAGTCGTTGTCCACCTTCATCTCAAAGAATCCTTTCCACACCTTCCTCCCCCCcggttcttctttttctttctttcattactATTTATCCCCCATCGGTTTGCTTGTTAGTATTTAGATAGAAATGCCATTATAAGTTTCGGCCTCTCTGCTTCTCCGGCGAGCGCGGGGGCCAGATATGGGAGCCTGCACTTCTAAACCTCCTAAACGCAATCCCTATTCTACCCCAGGTCGAATCCTAGAAGAACCTTTACCACTTCCCGAAACTCCCGCTGCCGACGATTCTCGGGCACTCGACGCTGTTGATAAGAAGTCTACTCCTTTCAACTTCTACACTCCCAGCCCTGCACGTTACTTCTTCTCTAAGAAATCTCCGGCTCTTCCGCTGCCTTCCGCGTCCCCAAGTGCTACCTCCACTCCCAGGAGGACAGTTAAGCGCCCGTTCCCCCCTCCGTCGCCGGCGAAGCATATCAAGGCCGTGCTTTTCAGGCGCCATGGCGGGAAAAGTACAGAGACTATTCCGGAGGGTGAGGAGGGGGATGCTGCTGCTGCGGGGGCGGAGCTGGATAAGAGTTTTGGGTTTTCAAAGCAGTTCACCAGCAAGTATGAGATTGTGAAGGAGGTGGGCCGAGGGCACTTTGGGTACACTTGCTCTGCTGTAGCCAAGAAAGGTGATCTTAAGGGTCAAAAGCTCGCTGTCAAGGTCATCCCCAAGAACAAGGTACCCTCCTTTTAAGTAGTAAGTACTTGTTTTCTGCCTCTGTAGCCTGTAGCGAATCCCAGAAGGGCGATATGAAGGGCATTTTGGGTACACTAAGAACCTTATGTCAACCTTCAATTCGTTAAGTTAGTTTAACTATTTCctacaattttattttatttttttgcgtGTTTGTGATGTTTCGGCTTATCTGTACTCAATTCGAGAAAAAAGATACTGCCTGGTTTTTAATTAATCTCGTATGTGAAACTGAAAGATGAATTTAACTGATGTATTCGCACTGAGCATAATGAATAGTGACCAGGTATCATTTTTCATTTGAAGCCTTTTGTAAGGTTAACTAGATACTACCTTGTATCTGgacttggttttcttttttgtggtggtggtggtggttggggggggggggaaccGTGCAATGATTTTCAGCTGCCCGTGCATTCATTGCCTTCAGGATATTCTGATTTTTGTAGCTCCTGGCAGAGTGGATTTTCAAGGGGCATATGTATCTTGCGAGTGATGTCTTGCTTCTTAAATTCACTTTGATGAGATGTGGTTTATTCATGTATTTCAAACTGACTCCTCATTCCTGCTATTTTTCTGGGACATTCCATTTTTTGCATATGATCATGATGTGATGCTTAATCAGAGAACTAATTGTTGCACAGGTGGTTTACCGTATCTTGAATTTTACTAGATTTAAATTTTGGGTGCATTTTATGTTTACCTGTTAAAGTTTACTAAAAGGTCACATTGACTTTTCATCTTTTGCAGATGACAACAGCTATTGCCATTGAGGATGTGAGAAGGGAGGTGAAAATATTGTGGGCATTGAAAGCGCATGCAAATCTTGTACAGTTCTATGATGCATTTGAAGATCTAGATAATGTTTATATAGCAATGGAGTAAGAATCTGAAATTCCTTGTGTTCCTAAACAAGCTTTGATGGTAGATTGAATGATGTTTAGTTCCATTCCAAAAAGGACTAAAGTTGTATATTAAATCTCTGAAATGATGTTAGGTTGAGTGGGGTCTTACTCACTGTAAAAAGAGCAGAAAAAACTGTGCAACACCCCCCCCCCTTTTCCttaatatttaattttaaaTGCTTGGATGGGTCATGACAAGCTTTTATGGGTCCTCTTCCAAATGGATGCTGACTGCATGTAATGCATTTCTAGGTTGTGCCAAGGAGGAGAGCTCCTAGACAGAATACTTGCACGGTGATTTTTGATTAGCATGATGAAATTGACTTCAAAGTTTGCTGATCTTTTCAGATTTTTACACAATTTATCCTTGTGTATGCTTTACAGAGGTGGAAAATACACAGAAGATGATGCAAAGACGGTCATGGTACAGATACTAGATGTTGTTGCTTTCTGTCATCTCCAGGGAGTGGTGCACCGTGACCTTAAACCTGAGGTAGGCTTTTTTTGTCCTTAAGATTTAGATTAGGAGGGCCTCTTAGCATATTTACATGTTCTAGTTTGGCTTAGTTTTATCATCACCTATAAATTTGACTGATACTTCTTTTTTGCTGCCTTTTTCATTTGGATTCTTAGATGCAGCActtctttgttttctctttttcctgtGTTTGTTCTTCTTTTAAtaatagtttttggatgattggtTTATACAATCTCCATGCAAATGTTTTTAGGTCATCTTATTCAGTTATCTTCTTGCCAGAATTTTCTCTATGCTTCGAAGGATGATAACTCCCCATTGAAAGTAATAGATTTTGGCTTATCAGACTTTGTAAGACCAGGTGAATTATATTTACTTTACTTAGGAATAGACCAGGTGAATTTTATTTACTTAGGAACATCTATTTGTCATCTATTTGAATTTCAATGTTGTATTCAGTGCTTATAGTCCTCTGCAGATGAAAAATTGAATGACATAGTTGGAAGTGCATATTACGTTGCACCTGAAGTTTTACATAGATCATATACTACAGAGGCTGATGTGTGGAGTACGGGCGTAATAGCATATATTCTTTTATGTGGAAGTCGCCCTTTTTGGGCCCGAACTGAGTCGGGCATTTTCCGGGCAGTGCTGAAAGCTGATCCAAGTTTTGATGAAGCACCATGGCCTTCCTTGTCTTCAGAGGCTAAAGATTTTGTTAAGCGTCTACTAAATAAAGACCCACGTAAACGGATGACTGCTGCACAGGCTCTAAGTTAGTATTTCCAGCTGCAGAAACTGCTGATTTTGATTATGTTTGGTATCTTCTGATCATCCTTAATTTTCTGGTTGTAGGTCATCCCTGGATCCGGAATTACAATGGTGTGAAAGCTCCAATTGATATTCTTGTATTGAGACTAATGAAAGCCTACATGCGCTCGCCATCATTGCGGAAAGCTGCTTTAAGGGTGTGTGTCTAACATGATGCTATGGTACCTTCACCTGAACTTAGTTGTACATgactttgattgcaaaaattgcttTATGTATCTTGCATTGTTGTTTTGAAGATTGAAGATGGTAGTGTGCAAAATTATTTCGTTTAGAGGAATTTCTGTAAGCCATAGTGGCAAGCACAAGGAGGTGTGCTGTGTGTAGTAGAACCAAGTGTGGTTGCAATCTCGTGTTAAACCTCTGGCTTTATTAACTATTGAAGATATCAATTAGGACTTCATATatgattattttttacttttgtatACTTTTGAATAGAATGCATAATTTGTTCTATGTTGTATGATTAGTAATAGGATTTTGGGAAGTCTTTGAGACTCCGAATAATTGCACAGTAAGAGTTCTACAATCTTCAACTTGGAAAACTGCAATCATACGTATTGCATGTCTTTTGCAGGCATTGTCTAAGACGTTGACTGCAGATGAACTCTTCTATTTGAAGCAGCAGTTTACATTATTGGAGCCCAACAAAAATGGCTGTATAACATTAGAGAACATCAAAACGGTTTGTTGTTTCAGCATGATTATGCAGTGTTTGCCTGTTTTCATACCACCCAAATGAAGTAGTTTTTGGCTTGTGGAATCAAGTTTCCAACTTTCACATTTAAGCAAATGCCCTAATCCCATTTTGAATATTCATGAGCTTCATTAAACtttgctaaaaaaaataattgtacATAATTTCCCAAGAAGAAGGAATCAACTGTGACGAGACCTTTGCTCCACGACTCCTGACTCATTCAGcagttttctaattttgttttttcttcaaCATATGTCCCCTCTCCAGGGGCACAAGATTTTTATGAATTCTTTTGTTTATGGTCGGTGAGATTTTGTCTTTTAATGTCTTGTATGTAAGCAGGCATTGGTGAAGAACTCTACAGATGCTATGGAGGACTCCAGGGTTCCTGATTTTCTTGCCTCGGTAATAAGACAAGTTGTGACTTTCTTTTTAACTTCTATGCGACTCTGTTCCTGATGACCTAGCTGctgtttgtttgaattaatttgaATGGCAGCTAAATGCACTTCAATATCGAAAGATggattttgaagagttttgtgcGGCTGCATCCAGTGTCCATCAGTTGGAGGCAGTTGATCGCTGGGAACAACATGCTCGTGGTGCTTATGAGATCTTTGAGAAGGAAGGAAACCGAGCTATTGTCATTGAAGAACTTGCATCGGTTAGTCAAGTGCCTCTAAGATCTCTTCCTCCTCTGAcccaataaataaacaaattgccTGCCTTATTTAATTTTCGTTGACATGGAAAATTGGGAGTCATGCTATGTTAATGTTTCTGGGAGTTTTATGTTCAGGAATAATAGATGCTGATTTATTCAGGACGTAGTTTGACGAATGATTGTGACTCTGTTTATCACTTTGTAACGACACATAAATGATGCTTTCAGGAACTTGGACTTAGTCCTTCGGTGCCAGTTCATGCCGTACTTCATGACTGGATAAGGCATACTGATGGGAGGCTTAGCTTCCTTGGATTTGTTAAATTATTGCACGGCCCCTCTACCAGAACACACTCAAAAGTGCCTTGAAAACTGGAAACGTGTTTACGGAATTCTGCTGTGGTACAAAAGTTTCCTACGCTCTGTGCACTGGCAATTTTTGCCCCTTCAGTTTGTCTTCAAGGTAAATTGTAGGCGTTTATGGCATGCCGATTGCGCTCTGGGTGCTTGACCGGGCATCAATTTCACTTTTGATTGACCTCAGATCCAGATGGTAGACTGCTGTGCCTACCGATCGTTTTGCCATTTCTCGGAAGTCGTCACAGATCCTATCGGGTACGAGGATTGTTCAATTCTCTAATATTATTGCTTCACACGGATTACTAAATGTTGTAGCTAAATTACATAGATATCATAGTTGAAATCTCTATTAATGGCATGGTGGTTTGCTTCAATAGAAGAAATCAAAGATGTGTATAGTGTAATTAGATTGGATGGGTGGGAGTGGTTTGCAGATGACATCAAGCAAGAAGTTGTCTGCTGTTGGACAAAATACCATATGATAGGGCAATTACATGTATAGAGCAGAGTTTCTGTTTATAGGCATCCATGTTGCAGAGCAATCTATGCGCATTATTCATCTTCTTCTGCTGATGTATTAAAACACCTTCAAACGTATCCGCGTGTTAGGTTGCTTCTTTTGTGCTCTCGTAGTGGTTTGGTGTTCACTCATTCAAAGATTCTGTCGCCCCATGCAACATCAATTGTTTTTTCGGTTGCGTCTTAATTAATTTGCTTTGCCTGCGGCGACGACGACGTGGTTGTCTGTGCTCCTTTAACATGAAGTTCTCCACTGTCAGCTGTAATAACTGCTAAATTTTCTGAATCTTCGTCTTCGGCTTTAACCTAAGATTTGGTGGGTCGAAGTAGTTAGTCAGTACCTCTGCAGCCAACAAAATTCATACTTTGTCTGGTCATTGTAAAAGCCACAACGTAATTGTGCTTCCAAGTAATCTGGTTGTATTTGTGCTCTGTTGATTTTCCATCATAATCTGATAGAAATGATCTACAACCAAATCATTAACTGCAATTGCGGGAACCAGATCGTTTATTTtcggaaataaataaaaaaaatttgtcagGACTCGGATTCGAATCAAGTGGCACTCAGCACTGATCACAGATAAAATTGGTTGGGCATCTTGTCATTTACAGGCATTGCttttaaataaaattacaaaacaattcacAAAGTAAAACAACACAGCCCAACACCAGCAAACAGGTACCCCAAAAAGATCTGAGGCGAAAGCAAATGAAAAGAATGCATTCCGCCGTAGCACCACAATCGTCTATCTGCCAAATGTCACCAAATCTCTGCATCCTCGAAGCATAAGCCATGGAGCATTCAAATGCTCAAAATTGTTAGGTACAATTTGACGGTaatagagaaaaacaaaaaagcttCGCACAACCAAAAATAAACATCAAAGACTGAAACAGAAACTAGAACAAGGCAGGTAGTTACAAATCTTCATCCGACCTATTTAGTGTCAGGTGGACTTCTCTCCCGAACAGCTACAAACCGAATCTAATTAAAGCAGATGTGAAGGAAAAACACAGGGGTCAGGATCAGCTGTGGCGAGTTAGATTGCATGTGAAGAGGGATTTATACTTGAAAGCTTCGTCAAGTGAAAGCTGCTAAAAAGCATCAGCCAACACGGATGAATGATGATGCTCTTCCAGTCATCTTGAAGAGAGTCGTTGGTATAGATCATCGGCCAAGGCTTGTCTCAAGCTCTCACCGTAATAATAAAACGACTTCTCATTCTCCAACACCCTCGGAGCTGAACCACTCTCTTCTGGCTCCTTCCAGAGATCAGGCTCCGGCTCTCTTGCAATTTGGCACAAATTATGCAACACACAACATGCCACAATCGTCTGGGGAGCGTGATTGAGACCAACATTCAAGTCCTGAAGGATTTTCCACCTCCCCTTGAGCAACCCAATCGCCTCTTCCACCATCTTCCTCGCTTTCATAATCCCCTCATCAAAGGCATTCTGCGCTGGATTCCCCGTTCTATTCCCAGAAAACGGAGTAAGCAAAAACGACAACAAGGGATAACACCAATCCCCAACTATATACGGCCTAACATGCTGCCCCCTCACG containing:
- the LOC113726401 gene encoding CDPK-related kinase 5-like; protein product: MGACTSKPPKRNPYSTPGRILEEPLPLPETPAADDSRALDAVDKKSTPFNFYTPSPARYFFSKKSPALPLPSASPSATSTPRRTVKRPFPPPSPAKHIKAVLFRRHGGKSTETIPEGEEGDAAAAGAELDKSFGFSKQFTSKYEIVKEVGRGHFGYTCSAVAKKGDLKGQKLAVKVIPKNKMTTAIAIEDVRREVKILWALKAHANLVQFYDAFEDLDNVYIAMELCQGGELLDRILARGGKYTEDDAKTVMVQILDVVAFCHLQGVVHRDLKPENFLYASKDDNSPLKVIDFGLSDFVRPDEKLNDIVGSAYYVAPEVLHRSYTTEADVWSTGVIAYILLCGSRPFWARTESGIFRAVLKADPSFDEAPWPSLSSEAKDFVKRLLNKDPRKRMTAAQALSHPWIRNYNGVKAPIDILVLRLMKAYMRSPSLRKAALRALSKTLTADELFYLKQQFTLLEPNKNGCITLENIKTALVKNSTDAMEDSRVPDFLASLNALQYRKMDFEEFCAAASSVHQLEAVDRWEQHARGAYEIFEKEGNRAIVIEELASELGLSPSVPVHAVLHDWIRHTDGRLSFLGFVKLLHGPSTRTHSKVP